The following coding sequences are from one Humulus lupulus chromosome X, drHumLupu1.1, whole genome shotgun sequence window:
- the LOC133805533 gene encoding uncharacterized mitochondrial protein AtMg00820-like yields MPNLAYLHVFGCECYILNDREKLGKLDAKSDEGVFLGYSSNSCAYVEPKSAKEAFKYEHWIFFMQDELHQFERNKVWTLISRPLGANIIGTKWMFRNKTDEVGNFVRNKAILVAQWYTQIEGVDFEETFASVARLESIRLLLAVACFMKFKLYQMDVNNVFLNDILVEEAYVSTSWV; encoded by the exons ATGCCAAATTTGGCTTATCTTCATGTGTTCGGTTGCGAGTGCTACATTCTTAATGATAGAGAAAAGCTTGGCAAGCTTGACGCTAAGAGTGATGAAGGAGTGTTCTTGGGGTACTCTAGCAACAGTTGTGCTTACG TGGAGCCAAAATCAGCCAAGGAAGCCTTTAAATATGAGCACTGGATATTTTTCATGCAAGATGAGCTTCACCAATTTGAAAGAAATAAAGTGTGGACTCTTATTTCACGTCCTTTGGGTGCCAACATCATTGGTACTAAATGGATGTTTAGAAATAAGACTGATGAAGTGGGAAATTTTGTGCGCAACAAGGCAATACTAGTAGCTCAATGGTATACTCAGATTGAGGGAGTGGATTTTGAGGAAACATTTGCCTCGGTTGCTAGATTGGAATCCATAAGACTTTTGTTGGCTGTGGCGTGTTTCATGAAGTTCAAGTtgtaccaaatggatgtcaataATGTTTTTTTGAACGACATCCTTGTGGAAGAGGCGTATGTCTCAACTTCCTGGGTTTGA
- the LOC133803406 gene encoding pentatricopeptide repeat-containing protein At1g05670, mitochondrial-like, with amino-acid sequence MAMGVPSLKNEFRYLSRSRLLFSLIFHIPQPHTASPLPFPAIFLDLDQFRSNSLCNLPNSLISSSGSFSVSAPKFSIFGHGIELVSPRRCKGLRPFSASSSKELSNSGTLKRPSSAENACVRNPGPERTRSKAFWKKAWEIVDWIKGGENDLEFKLNGVNVSLSNALITLILQLLNSEKVSALRFYNWIKDSRPGLGRNYDICSLIVDNCGRLSDYETMTCTLNEFSKKGICLTQNAFWFIPELTSNGGSLKNYVSEVVMILNGVGGTCRSSGVGSLIQMFSSLGSFKMAKFVMEITEMNTTYYNIMIKETCRRCDIEGSRALVHEMRQLGCKPNVTSYNLFLSNLCKSGERAEELLKEIKAMDCSPNELTFEIIISHLCEVGQFDLAIELLDNMMLRGLKPRLTTHAVFVRGYFKVRRYEEAHKYVVDACFKHSYSSNVVYSLLADLYLNQKDLVSAQTVISEMIGKGLRPSIRVYMTLLKGLQSMGRDDEARDLEKRFSSLDFKDRITETG; translated from the coding sequence ATGGCCATGGGAGTACCAAGCCTAAAAAATGAGTTCAGATACTTGTCAAGGTCTCGTCTTctcttttctctcatttttcatATCCCACAGCCACACACAGCCTCACCTCTGCCCTTTCCAGCTATTTTCTTGGATTTAGATCAGTTTCGATCAAATTCTTTGTGTAATCTGCCAAACTCTTTGATTTCCTCATCTGGGTCCTTCTCAGTTTCTGCTCCCAAATTCTCAATATTTGGTCATGGAATCGAATTGGTGAGCCCTCGCCGCTGTAAGGGTTTGAGGCCATTCTCAGCTTCGTCAAGCAAAGAGCTCTCGAATTCTGGAACGCTGAAAAGGCCGAGTTCAGCTGAGAATGCGTGCGTGAGGAATCCCGGTCCTGAAAGAACCAGATCGAAAGCGTTTTGGAAGAAAGCTTGGGAAATTGTTGATTGGATTAAAGGGGGTGAGAATGATTTGGAGTTCAAATTGAATGGGGTCAATGTAAGTCTATCTAATGCTCTCATCACTCTGATTTTGCAGTTATTAAATTCTGAGAAAGTTTCTGCTTTGCGTTTCTATAACTGGATTAAAGATTCAAGACCTGGTCTTGGTCGTAATTATGATATTTGTAGTTTGATAGTTGATAATTGTGGAAGGTTAAGTGATTACGAGACAATGACTTGTACTTTGAATGAGTTTAGTAAAAAAGGAATTTGCTTGACTCAAAATGCATTTTGGTTCATACCGGAGTTGACCTCAAATGGGGGCTCTCTCAAGAATTACGTGAGTGAAGTTGTAATGATATTGAATGGAGTTGGTGGAACATGTAGATCTTCTGGAGTTGGCTCTTTGATTCAGATGTTTAGCAGCTTAGGCTCATTTAAAATGGCCAAGTTTGTAATGGAGATAACAGAGATGAACACGACTTATTACAATATCATGATTAAAGAAACATGTCGCAGATGTGATATTGAAGGTTCAAGAGCTCTAGTTCATGAAATGAGGCAACTGGGTTGTAAACCAAATGTCACAAGTTACAATCTTTTTCTTAGTAACTTGTGTAAGAGTGGTGAACGTGCTGAAGAATTACTTAAAGAAATTAAAGCAATGGATTGTTCTCCTAATGAATTAACCTTTGAGATTATTATTTCCCACTTGTGTGAAGTTGGGCAGTTTGATTTAGCCATAGAGCTTTTGGATAACATGATGTTACGAGGACTTAAACCTCGGCTTACAACACATGCTGTCTTTGTCAGGGGTTACTTTAAAGTGCGTAGATATGAGGAGGCACATAAGTATGTGGTTGATGCATGTTTTAAGCATAGTTACTCGAGCAATGTAGTTTACAGCTTGCTTGCAGATCTTTATCTAAATCAAAAAGATTTGGTCAGTGCCCAAACTGTTATCTCCGAGATGATTGGAAAGGGTCTTAGGCCAAGTATTCGTGTTTATATGACACTGTTGAAAGGTCTCCAGAGTATGGGCAGGGATGACGAGGCTAGAGATTTAGAGAAGAGATTCTCTAGTCTTGATTTTAAGGACAGAATTACAGAAACGGGATAA